A part of Pradoshia eiseniae genomic DNA contains:
- a CDS encoding sporulation YhaL family protein, translated as MPFFMWFIVAGIFVSAYMTIRSMKEDREFDEAFIEDEGKVYIERMEEEKKKRSLTEKAN; from the coding sequence ATGCCATTTTTCATGTGGTTCATCGTAGCAGGAATTTTTGTTAGTGCCTACATGACGATCAGGTCAATGAAGGAAGACAGGGAATTTGATGAAGCGTTTATAGAGGATGAAGGCAAGGTATACATCGAACGGATGGAAGAGGAAAAGAAGAAGCGATCCTTAACAGAAAAGGCAAATTAA
- the yhaM gene encoding 3'-5' exoribonuclease YhaM, with amino-acid sequence MKGIAHHEVGDTIDLHLFIKNAIKGTASNGKPFLSLIFQDKSGEIEAKLWDVKPEDEQIYVPEAIVRVTGDVQNYKGKLQLRIRAIRLKYDNEAVNIGDLLPTAPLGKDEMADTITKYIFEMTNPNIQRITRHLVKKYSKEFLEYPAATKNHHEFFSGLAYHVVSMLDLAKAIAELYPSLNKDLLYAGVILHDLGKVMELSGPIATTYTVEGNLLGHISIMVNEIGKVADELNIQGEEILILQHIVLSHHGKAEWGSPKPPLVKEAEILHYIDNLDAKMNMMDRALDRVKPGEFTERIFPLENRSLYKPNFK; translated from the coding sequence ATGAAGGGAATTGCTCATCATGAGGTAGGAGATACAATCGATCTCCATTTATTCATAAAGAACGCCATTAAAGGAACAGCCAGCAATGGCAAGCCTTTTTTATCATTAATATTCCAGGATAAAAGCGGTGAGATTGAAGCAAAGCTTTGGGATGTTAAGCCGGAGGATGAACAAATATATGTTCCGGAAGCAATCGTCCGCGTGACTGGCGATGTGCAAAACTACAAAGGAAAGCTCCAATTGCGCATTCGTGCTATCCGATTGAAATATGATAATGAAGCTGTCAACATTGGGGATCTTCTGCCAACCGCGCCACTGGGCAAGGATGAAATGGCTGATACGATTACCAAATATATATTTGAAATGACAAACCCGAATATTCAGCGCATAACGAGGCATCTGGTTAAAAAGTATTCGAAGGAATTCCTTGAATACCCGGCAGCGACGAAGAATCATCATGAATTCTTCTCTGGACTCGCATACCATGTCGTATCCATGCTGGATTTGGCCAAAGCCATTGCGGAGCTATATCCTTCCTTAAATAAAGACCTGCTGTACGCAGGGGTCATCTTGCATGATCTCGGAAAGGTAATGGAGCTGAGCGGCCCAATTGCCACAACTTATACCGTCGAGGGCAATTTACTTGGACATATCTCCATCATGGTGAATGAAATTGGCAAGGTTGCCGATGAGCTCAATATCCAGGGGGAAGAAATTCTTATTCTGCAGCATATTGTGCTTAGTCATCACGGGAAGGCGGAGTGGGGCAGTCCAAAACCGCCTTTAGTAAAAGAGGCGGAGATTCTGCATTATATCGATAATCTCGACGCGAAGATGAATATGATGGACAGAGCGCTTGACCGCGTGAAACCAGGTGAATTCACAGAGCGTATTTTCCCGTTAGAGAACCGCAGCCTCTATAAGCCGAATTTCAAGTAA
- a CDS encoding ATP-binding protein yields MFIKRIHIYGYGRLENYQLDFSPGVNVLYGENEAGKSTIFSFIHAMLFGFPQRSQSAPSYEPNGGVKYGGRLTVELPDNGEIIIERIKNTQGSECRVYQDGRPIGSEQDLQELLKGVDRGFYESIYSFNLDGIQEISRLNEEEIGRYLFFAGISGSERLWELENGLQKQMDQLFKPSGKKPEINQKLTQLKESSRQLQKAIERENEYNQFLERQEQLSKSIAENRALLEESKDKLVHLRDWKRLLPGIQELSAINSRLRELSEGHFPAGGIKRMDTIEAERLAKETLFKSQSSKLAALKAERQKITYNDQWSQMESAVHRMERVIDNWEVQEGEIKAKSIELEHIEARMYKLQDELHMNLEEARIVSLDTSVFRKEEIKQLELEMRTLQKRKSELDSQFEQEKIKLEQLERTLAVYESKLLPDDERARLEERYKAFQRSLGLGGEKEALETLERLKNRREKVKGAERKAVAKQKQALGLAGLLIITVSILLIIVSNMLLGLGIGLGGILLLFLFKQLMGSQAKSSELDEEILYFEEKVAQSSRSFEGRGDIGLTERLLMEDAQIRDQYEKGLVRKEQQEEIFEGLIQAFEKWEREKQLCERRLIALGNEWSIPEEISQSMLSEAFERLESMKEIILEKNRIQASINEAKNVIGTHKAKLENLAQIFDVSADQPNKREIYSLIKQKLEAALRVKSESIRLEERIHDLTEELEPLEEVCKRLMAEREKLLKEAHCTSITDFYQCGKEAEEREQLLAAKRQLMIQLGDFADTERYVSASAAELDDQISGEEDYCSSLEQLIETGRKELAAIQYDIKRLEEDGTVEALQFNHQKLLEDFEDMSRKWAKLAVAKGILQETIQKYKNERFPVILNKTNEYLFYLTNGKYEKMLFADNGAGLMLQDYNGGFIHARDLSRGTAELAYVSIRLALALTIEGRNNLPLMMDDTFVNFDDRRTERVLSLLRKIGQENHQILFMTCHQKIKENFTPQEVISLMR; encoded by the coding sequence TTGTTTATTAAGAGAATACATATATATGGATACGGAAGACTCGAGAATTACCAGCTTGATTTCTCTCCGGGCGTTAACGTCCTATACGGAGAGAATGAGGCCGGTAAATCAACCATTTTTTCATTTATTCACGCTATGCTATTTGGTTTTCCGCAAAGAAGCCAATCAGCACCCTCCTATGAGCCAAATGGCGGCGTTAAGTATGGTGGCAGGCTGACGGTTGAATTGCCCGATAACGGAGAAATTATCATAGAGCGCATCAAGAATACACAAGGCAGTGAATGCAGGGTTTATCAAGACGGAAGGCCAATCGGCAGTGAACAAGACTTGCAGGAATTACTGAAGGGAGTTGACCGCGGATTCTATGAATCCATCTATTCCTTTAACTTGGATGGAATCCAGGAGATTTCGCGTTTGAATGAAGAAGAAATCGGACGATATTTATTCTTCGCGGGTATTTCAGGAAGCGAGCGGCTTTGGGAATTGGAGAATGGATTGCAAAAGCAAATGGATCAGCTCTTTAAGCCAAGCGGGAAGAAACCGGAGATTAATCAAAAGCTCACCCAGCTAAAAGAAAGCAGCCGTCAATTACAAAAAGCCATAGAAAGGGAGAATGAGTACAATCAGTTCCTTGAAAGACAGGAGCAGCTTTCAAAATCCATTGCAGAAAATAGAGCTCTCCTGGAGGAATCAAAAGATAAGCTGGTGCATCTAAGAGACTGGAAGCGTCTTTTACCAGGTATCCAGGAGCTGTCCGCTATTAATTCGAGGCTGAGAGAGCTTTCGGAAGGTCATTTTCCAGCAGGCGGCATCAAGAGAATGGACACCATTGAAGCGGAGAGATTGGCGAAGGAAACTTTGTTCAAAAGCCAGTCGAGTAAGCTGGCGGCGCTGAAAGCTGAGAGACAGAAGATTACCTATAATGACCAATGGTCTCAGATGGAATCAGCGGTTCATCGGATGGAACGCGTTATAGACAATTGGGAAGTCCAAGAGGGAGAAATAAAGGCGAAATCAATTGAACTGGAGCATATAGAAGCGCGCATGTATAAGCTGCAGGACGAATTGCATATGAATCTAGAAGAGGCTAGGATTGTCTCTCTTGATACAAGTGTATTTCGTAAAGAAGAAATTAAGCAGCTGGAGCTTGAGATGCGTACACTGCAAAAGCGAAAAAGCGAGCTGGATTCGCAGTTTGAACAGGAGAAAATCAAGCTTGAACAACTAGAAAGGACGCTTGCTGTTTATGAGAGCAAGCTTTTGCCAGATGACGAAAGAGCACGGCTGGAAGAAAGATATAAGGCCTTTCAGAGGTCCTTGGGATTGGGCGGTGAGAAAGAAGCGCTTGAGACGCTGGAGCGTTTAAAAAATCGCCGTGAAAAAGTAAAGGGAGCAGAACGAAAAGCGGTGGCAAAACAGAAGCAGGCTCTCGGTCTTGCTGGGCTTCTTATTATTACTGTCTCCATTCTTTTAATCATTGTAAGCAATATGCTGCTTGGATTAGGGATTGGGCTTGGCGGTATACTGTTGCTCTTCCTGTTTAAACAGCTTATGGGCAGCCAGGCGAAATCGAGTGAGCTGGATGAGGAAATCCTTTATTTCGAGGAGAAGGTTGCCCAATCCTCAAGGAGCTTTGAAGGTAGAGGAGATATAGGGCTGACTGAAAGACTTCTCATGGAGGATGCTCAAATTCGTGACCAATATGAAAAGGGACTAGTCCGCAAAGAACAGCAGGAAGAAATATTTGAAGGATTAATCCAAGCTTTTGAGAAATGGGAGCGGGAAAAGCAGTTATGTGAAAGACGTCTCATTGCCCTTGGCAATGAGTGGTCAATTCCGGAGGAAATCTCACAATCCATGCTTTCGGAGGCATTTGAGCGCCTTGAGAGCATGAAGGAGATTATATTAGAGAAAAACAGGATTCAAGCGTCTATAAATGAAGCGAAAAATGTGATTGGGACTCATAAAGCCAAATTAGAGAATCTCGCCCAGATTTTTGATGTCAGTGCTGATCAGCCTAATAAGAGAGAAATTTATAGTCTAATCAAGCAAAAGCTTGAAGCAGCCCTTCGAGTGAAAAGCGAGAGCATTCGTCTCGAAGAGCGAATCCATGATTTGACGGAGGAATTGGAGCCGCTTGAGGAGGTTTGTAAGCGATTGATGGCTGAGCGAGAGAAGCTGCTGAAAGAAGCTCATTGTACCTCTATTACAGACTTTTATCAATGCGGCAAGGAGGCAGAGGAGCGGGAACAGCTATTGGCCGCAAAACGTCAATTAATGATACAACTTGGAGACTTCGCGGATACTGAGCGCTATGTGAGCGCAAGTGCTGCAGAGCTCGATGACCAGATCAGCGGTGAGGAGGATTACTGTTCGTCGCTTGAACAGCTAATCGAAACGGGGCGCAAGGAGCTTGCCGCCATTCAATATGATATTAAAAGGCTTGAGGAAGATGGGACAGTAGAAGCTTTACAGTTCAATCATCAAAAGCTGCTGGAAGATTTCGAGGATATGTCAAGGAAATGGGCGAAGCTTGCCGTGGCTAAAGGCATCTTGCAAGAGACAATCCAGAAATATAAGAATGAGCGTTTTCCTGTTATTCTGAATAAGACAAATGAGTATTTGTTTTATTTGACCAACGGCAAGTATGAAAAAATGTTATTCGCAGACAATGGGGCAGGACTGATGCTTCAAGATTATAACGGCGGCTTCATCCATGCCAGAGATTTAAGCAGAGGGACGGCGGAGCTTGCATATGTATCGATACGGCTTGCTTTAGCGTTGACGATTGAAGGAAGAAATAATTTGCCGCTTATGATGGATGATACATTTGTCAATTTCGATGACAGAAGAACCGAGCGAGTGCTTTCTTTGCTGAGGAAAATCGGACAAGAGAATCATCAAATTCTCTTTATGACCTGCCACCAGAAAATCAAGGAGAATTTCACTCCTCAAGAAGTTATCAGCCTAATGCGATAA
- a CDS encoding metallophosphoesterase family protein, whose amino-acid sequence MKNITFIHAADLHLGGMFSGFRHLPDPLFEKLITSSYKALKNLVQTAIKEKVNFVLLAGDIYDVDQRSLKAQIQFQKAMEELNKAEIPVYLIHGNHDFLEGKYFNLSLPPNVHVFGEEVEVEEYRKNDGTTVMLYGFSYEKRHVRARMIDGYIKQTVGDFHIGLLHGNLEGETAHGNYAPFTKKDLLEKGFDYWALGHIHKRMVVLDNPAAVYPGCLQGRNKKETGEKGFYLIELSDVGTKMEFRPASVLDWQEEIVDASGLEMSELVRRLNERKEYLRAEGKDLLLEITLDAADAKEEDWLYSDLDEILEAVQEGEETEAPMIWIHSIKVRPPVWLEEDKQVSVSFLAELLDVSSSIRIEQYEDFTAPLFIHPTARRYLQGWNQETRQEIILEANMELMKRLNRK is encoded by the coding sequence ATGAAGAATATAACATTTATCCATGCGGCTGACCTTCATTTAGGCGGCATGTTTTCAGGATTTCGGCATTTGCCCGATCCCTTATTTGAAAAACTGATAACAAGCAGCTATAAAGCGCTTAAGAATTTAGTCCAAACGGCCATAAAGGAAAAAGTAAATTTCGTTCTGCTGGCCGGTGACATTTATGATGTTGATCAACGCAGCCTAAAAGCGCAAATTCAATTTCAAAAAGCGATGGAGGAATTGAATAAGGCAGAAATACCGGTTTACTTGATTCACGGTAACCATGATTTTCTCGAAGGTAAATACTTCAATTTATCCCTTCCGCCAAATGTTCATGTATTCGGGGAGGAAGTGGAGGTTGAAGAATATAGAAAGAATGATGGAACTACTGTCATGCTCTATGGCTTTAGCTACGAAAAGAGACATGTGCGAGCTAGAATGATTGATGGCTATATTAAGCAGACAGTAGGGGACTTTCATATCGGTCTTTTGCATGGCAATCTTGAAGGAGAAACAGCTCATGGCAATTATGCGCCCTTTACGAAGAAGGATTTGCTTGAAAAAGGGTTTGATTATTGGGCATTAGGACATATCCATAAACGGATGGTTGTACTGGATAATCCGGCAGCGGTGTATCCTGGGTGTCTGCAAGGACGGAACAAGAAAGAGACAGGCGAGAAGGGATTCTACCTTATCGAATTATCTGATGTCGGAACGAAAATGGAATTCCGTCCGGCCTCTGTTCTGGATTGGCAAGAGGAGATAGTGGACGCAAGCGGTCTGGAGATGAGTGAGCTTGTTCGCCGCTTAAATGAACGGAAGGAGTATTTACGCGCAGAAGGTAAGGATCTATTACTTGAAATTACGCTTGATGCCGCTGATGCGAAGGAAGAGGATTGGCTCTATTCGGACCTGGATGAAATACTTGAAGCGGTTCAAGAGGGAGAAGAAACAGAAGCTCCGATGATTTGGATTCATTCCATCAAGGTTCGTCCGCCTGTTTGGCTTGAAGAAGACAAACAAGTATCGGTGTCTTTCTTAGCTGAGTTGTTAGACGTTTCCTCAAGCATCCGTATAGAACAATATGAGGATTTCACCGCACCTCTTTTCATCCATCCGACGGCAAGAAGATATTTGCAAGGGTGGAATCAAGAGACCCGGCAGGAGATTATCCTCGAGGCGAATATGGAGCTTATGAAAAGATTAAATAGGAAATAA
- a CDS encoding ABC transporter permease → MSKFWIVAMHTYINKVKSKSFIISTAVILLFIAAFANLDRIIGLFGDEEKPIGIVEDSVDYGSSLQEQLAASGSELQLKVYESEAKANEAAEEGSLAGYLLLSEEDGIPVGIYKAESIANSAESTELQNALQQVQTMIMTKRANITDEQLAAIYTPVNFEVVALNENAKSEDELNQARGLVYIMLFVIYFCVIVYAGMIANEVAIEKSSRVMEILISSVSPIKQMFAKITGIALLTLTQLVIFVAAGYLVFKNNSEVGHVLSYFGFDNVEAKTVIYAVVFTLLGYLLYATMAAFLGSLVSKLEDLQQMILPMTMLVIFGFLIAMSGLSTPEADFITITSFIPFFTPMIMFLRIGMLDIAPLEIAIGILLMLVTIGILAYFGAKVYKGGVLMYGNSSSLKDIKKAIDLTKNK, encoded by the coding sequence ATGAGTAAGTTTTGGATCGTTGCCATGCATACATACATCAATAAAGTAAAAAGCAAGTCATTCATCATTTCTACAGCCGTCATTCTTCTATTCATTGCGGCATTTGCCAATCTCGACCGGATCATTGGGCTATTCGGAGATGAAGAAAAGCCAATTGGTATTGTAGAGGATTCTGTCGATTATGGTTCTTCCTTGCAGGAGCAATTGGCCGCAAGCGGCAGTGAATTGCAGCTGAAGGTCTATGAATCGGAAGCGAAGGCTAACGAGGCAGCGGAGGAAGGTAGTCTTGCCGGATACTTGCTTCTTTCAGAAGAAGATGGTATCCCGGTTGGAATCTATAAAGCAGAGTCCATTGCCAATTCAGCGGAAAGCACGGAGCTGCAGAATGCCCTCCAGCAAGTGCAAACAATGATTATGACAAAGCGGGCCAACATCACTGATGAGCAATTAGCGGCCATATACACACCTGTAAACTTTGAAGTGGTCGCCTTGAATGAGAATGCGAAGTCAGAGGATGAGTTGAACCAGGCGAGAGGACTGGTTTACATCATGCTGTTTGTGATTTATTTCTGTGTCATCGTCTATGCGGGGATGATTGCCAATGAAGTGGCAATTGAGAAGTCTTCCAGGGTTATGGAGATTTTGATATCAAGCGTCTCGCCTATTAAACAGATGTTTGCCAAAATAACAGGGATTGCTTTATTAACTTTGACTCAGCTGGTTATTTTTGTCGCTGCCGGCTACCTGGTCTTTAAGAATAATTCGGAAGTTGGTCATGTGCTTTCTTATTTCGGATTCGATAATGTCGAGGCTAAGACAGTTATTTATGCAGTGGTGTTCACCTTGCTTGGGTACCTGTTGTATGCGACGATGGCTGCTTTTCTTGGATCCCTTGTGAGTAAGCTTGAGGACTTGCAGCAAATGATTTTGCCGATGACCATGCTCGTAATCTTCGGCTTCCTGATTGCAATGAGCGGACTATCCACTCCAGAGGCAGATTTTATTACGATCACATCCTTTATTCCGTTCTTTACACCGATGATTATGTTCCTGCGCATTGGAATGCTCGATATCGCCCCGCTAGAGATTGCTATTGGCATCCTGCTTATGCTGGTGACGATTGGGATCTTAGCCTATTTTGGAGCAAAGGTTTATAAAGGCGGCGTATTGATGTACGGCAACTCTTCATCATTGAAAGATATTAAGAAAGCGATTGATCTAACGAAGAATAAATAG
- a CDS encoding ABC transporter ATP-binding protein, translated as MTLTIHEITKKFGSFTAVDNLSLEIEKGSIFGMLGANGAGKTTTFRMILGLIEPTSGGILWDGNAIDYTNSAHIGYLPEERGLYPKLKTGEQLIYLARLRGMDKSSAEKEAKEWLERFNVPDYWDKKVGDLSKGNQQKIQFIASVIHKPDLLILDEPFSGLDPLNVELLKKAVQDLRKAGMTIVFSSHRMEHVEELCENLCILQHGEAIVKGRLKEIKRSFGKKNIVIHADYDLSFLNEYPGVLRMKEVTEGVHVQISKEEDAKLILEDTVKRGFIRKFELEEPSLQDIFIEKVGARYE; from the coding sequence TTGACTTTAACGATTCATGAAATCACCAAGAAGTTTGGAAGTTTTACGGCTGTGGACAATCTATCTCTTGAGATAGAGAAGGGCAGCATCTTTGGTATGCTTGGCGCCAATGGAGCTGGAAAGACAACGACTTTCCGGATGATTCTCGGGCTTATCGAGCCGACTTCGGGAGGCATTCTATGGGATGGCAACGCGATTGATTACACCAATAGCGCTCATATCGGGTATTTGCCGGAGGAAAGAGGGTTGTATCCGAAATTAAAAACAGGAGAACAGCTTATCTATTTGGCAAGATTGCGGGGAATGGACAAATCATCTGCCGAGAAAGAAGCAAAGGAATGGCTGGAGCGATTCAATGTACCGGACTATTGGGATAAGAAGGTCGGTGATTTATCAAAAGGCAATCAGCAGAAGATCCAATTCATTGCATCTGTTATTCATAAGCCAGACCTGCTGATTCTTGATGAACCATTCAGCGGGCTCGACCCTCTCAATGTCGAACTCTTGAAAAAGGCGGTCCAGGATTTGCGAAAAGCGGGTATGACCATCGTATTCTCAAGCCATCGGATGGAGCATGTGGAGGAGCTTTGTGAGAATTTATGCATCCTCCAGCATGGAGAAGCAATCGTAAAGGGAAGGCTGAAGGAAATTAAGCGCTCCTTTGGAAAGAAGAATATCGTCATTCATGCCGATTATGACTTAAGCTTCTTGAATGAGTATCCTGGCGTACTAAGGATGAAGGAAGTGACGGAAGGCGTGCATGTGCAAATCTCTAAGGAAGAGGATGCGAAGCTAATTTTGGAGGATACGGTCAAACGCGGATTTATCCGCAAATTTGAACTCGAGGAACCTTCCTTGCAGGATATCTTCATTGAAAAGGTGGGTGCTCGCTATGAGTAA
- a CDS encoding YhzD family protein — translation MSIYKLTVFEPNGEKVMDESIEAANDDTAKDIGSKLLQEKGYEEMTHRLTSPAGKLLLFHR, via the coding sequence ATGAGTATTTATAAGCTGACTGTGTTCGAACCAAATGGTGAGAAAGTAATGGATGAATCCATCGAAGCTGCTAATGATGATACTGCCAAAGACATCGGTTCCAAGCTTCTTCAAGAAAAGGGCTATGAAGAAATGACGCATCGTTTAACATCCCCAGCTGGAAAACTGCTTTTATTTCACCGCTAA
- a CDS encoding enoyl-CoA hydratase produces MESASVVKSVIVQKDGSVATVSLNRPEVLNALNKEMMQELNKELKSLSLDDDISIIVLKGNGGAFCSGGDIKSMFDLGTEKDFYHIMDCINELAMCLYTMPKLTIAAVHGAAAGLGFSLALATDCIIAEKDSKVAMNFIGIGLIPDGGGHFFLERRLGELNTMKLIWDGEVLKAPQALEMGLIDIVTEGGLEETVNEKVAEWKQKPLQAMIRTKKILAETKRPQLLKTLELEKCSQFVMRQTEDHQEGIKAFVEKRKPAFKGK; encoded by the coding sequence GTGGAATCTGCCTCTGTCGTTAAGAGTGTCATTGTGCAAAAGGACGGATCTGTCGCCACTGTTTCGTTGAATCGCCCGGAGGTATTAAATGCTCTTAATAAAGAGATGATGCAAGAGTTAAACAAGGAACTCAAGTCACTTAGCTTGGATGATGATATCTCCATTATCGTTCTCAAAGGAAATGGAGGGGCTTTTTGCTCCGGCGGAGATATCAAATCGATGTTTGATTTAGGAACTGAGAAGGACTTCTATCACATTATGGATTGCATTAATGAGCTGGCCATGTGTTTGTATACGATGCCAAAGCTCACCATAGCCGCTGTCCATGGTGCTGCAGCTGGACTCGGCTTCAGCCTGGCGCTCGCGACAGACTGCATCATTGCTGAAAAAGACAGCAAGGTTGCCATGAATTTCATCGGTATTGGGCTGATTCCTGATGGAGGAGGACATTTCTTCCTTGAACGCCGTTTAGGGGAATTAAATACGATGAAGCTGATTTGGGATGGAGAGGTCTTGAAGGCGCCGCAAGCATTGGAGATGGGTCTGATAGACATCGTCACAGAAGGCGGGCTGGAAGAGACTGTGAACGAAAAGGTGGCAGAATGGAAGCAAAAGCCGCTGCAAGCAATGATCCGGACGAAGAAAATTCTTGCGGAAACGAAACGGCCGCAATTATTGAAGACGCTGGAGCTAGAAAAATGCTCTCAGTTTGTTATGAGGCAAACAGAGGATCATCAAGAAGGCATTAAGGCATTTGTTGAAAAGAGAAAGCCTGCCTTTAAGGGAAAATAA
- a CDS encoding DUF3231 family protein yields the protein MGILSGNPKDEPMHCGEVYGLSAQLAAAKAAKDGYQVYCNHAGDKDLKQYIKGVIKNSIEPSIEEVEAVLIANDIVVPPTPAERPEVDVEQIPAGARLQDAQIAYAIAKDIATGITAMSTLITQCIREDIAMMLTQQNAKALKDGAALLQIMKEKGWLVPPPLHMDTKNKE from the coding sequence ATGGGTATTCTAAGTGGCAATCCAAAAGATGAACCGATGCACTGCGGAGAAGTATATGGTCTATCTGCTCAATTGGCGGCAGCTAAAGCAGCGAAAGACGGTTATCAGGTTTATTGTAATCACGCAGGTGATAAGGATTTAAAACAATATATAAAAGGTGTTATTAAAAACAGTATAGAACCATCCATTGAAGAAGTAGAAGCGGTCTTAATTGCAAATGACATCGTAGTGCCTCCTACCCCAGCTGAAAGACCTGAAGTGGATGTTGAGCAAATTCCGGCAGGAGCGAGATTACAGGATGCTCAAATTGCTTATGCGATTGCAAAAGATATCGCTACAGGCATCACGGCCATGAGTACTTTGATCACCCAATGTATCCGAGAAGACATAGCCATGATGCTTACGCAACAAAATGCTAAAGCATTGAAAGACGGGGCTGCTTTACTTCAAATCATGAAGGAAAAAGGATGGCTAGTTCCTCCTCCGCTTCATATGGATACAAAAAATAAGGAATAA
- a CDS encoding coproporphyrinogen III oxidase has product MHIYVKGIEDERLIRPLSLIADLFFEESNLSTENDGKADIVITIKQQRINDEMNITAILEASSDDRNHKASYQLEPNGQLDEKAFFKLIKNAYLYVFLKVLEDYTGIVQKWGLLTGVRPTKLWHQYRKQGIEPEQAKRQLKEQYSISEEKLDLLERIVDRQLEAIPDLYDLKREISLYIGIPYCPTKCAYCTFPAYAINGRQGNVESFLGGLHHEMREMGQWLKDKNVKITTIYFGGGTPTSISAQEMDMLYEELYESFPDVENVREITVEAGRPDTITEEKIEVMKKWNIDRISINPQSYTQETLKAIGRHHTVEETIDKYKLAKECGMDNINMDLIIGLPGEGVPEFKHSLDETEKLMPESLTVHTLSFKRASEMTRNRTRYKVAGRDEVEKMMEEAQSWTKAHGYHPYYLYRQKNILGNLENVGYAKEGMDSLYNILIMEEQQTILGLGCGAASKFVHPVTGKITHFANPKDPKSYNEGYEHYTRKKIDILEETLFSN; this is encoded by the coding sequence ATGCATATATACGTAAAAGGTATTGAAGATGAACGGTTAATCCGACCTTTATCTCTTATTGCGGATTTATTCTTTGAGGAATCCAATTTATCAACGGAAAATGACGGTAAAGCAGACATAGTTATCACTATTAAGCAGCAAAGAATAAACGATGAGATGAATATAACGGCTATCTTAGAGGCGAGCTCTGATGACCGGAACCATAAAGCGTCCTATCAGCTAGAACCGAATGGGCAGCTGGATGAAAAAGCATTTTTTAAGCTAATCAAGAATGCTTACTTATATGTTTTTTTAAAGGTACTAGAGGATTATACAGGTATCGTGCAGAAATGGGGCTTACTGACAGGAGTTAGGCCAACGAAGCTCTGGCATCAATACCGCAAGCAAGGAATCGAGCCCGAGCAAGCGAAAAGGCAATTAAAAGAGCAATACTCCATCTCAGAAGAAAAATTAGATTTACTGGAGCGGATTGTCGACCGCCAGCTCGAGGCAATTCCGGACCTATATGATTTAAAGAGGGAAATCAGTCTTTATATCGGAATCCCATACTGCCCGACGAAATGCGCTTATTGCACTTTCCCAGCCTATGCCATCAATGGGAGGCAGGGGAATGTCGAATCTTTCCTCGGCGGTTTGCATCATGAGATGAGAGAAATGGGACAATGGCTGAAAGACAAGAATGTAAAAATTACAACCATCTACTTTGGCGGCGGGACACCCACTAGTATCAGTGCACAAGAAATGGACATGCTCTATGAGGAGCTTTATGAATCCTTCCCTGATGTAGAGAATGTCCGAGAAATTACGGTGGAGGCAGGACGCCCAGATACCATTACGGAAGAAAAAATTGAGGTTATGAAAAAATGGAATATCGATCGTATCAGTATCAATCCGCAGTCCTATACGCAAGAAACCTTAAAGGCGATCGGCCGCCATCATACAGTAGAGGAAACGATTGATAAGTACAAGCTTGCGAAAGAATGCGGGATGGACAATATCAATATGGATTTGATTATTGGTCTACCGGGAGAGGGTGTACCAGAATTCAAGCATAGCCTTGATGAAACGGAAAAATTAATGCCAGAATCTTTAACTGTCCACACGCTATCCTTCAAGAGGGCATCCGAGATGACCAGGAACCGGACTCGCTATAAAGTGGCGGGACGAGATGAAGTGGAGAAAATGATGGAGGAAGCACAAAGCTGGACAAAAGCTCATGGCTATCACCCATACTACCTTTATCGACAAAAGAACATTCTCGGCAATCTTGAGAATGTCGGGTATGCGAAAGAGGGCATGGACAGCCTTTATAATATCCTCATCATGGAGGAGCAGCAAACCATTCTTGGGCTTGGCTGCGGGGCGGCAAGCAAGTTCGTCCACCCAGTCACTGGGAAAATCACGCATTTCGCCAACCCGAAGGATCCTAAATCCTATAATGAGGGATATGAGCATTACACCAGGAAGAAAATCGATATCCTAGAGGAAACACTGTTCTCTAATTAA